The nucleotide sequence TGCGAGTGGGGCACCGACGCGAGATCTACCGGTAGTGCGTTTGCCGGCAAGGCCGAGTTCCTCTTTCACTTTTTCCCAAGGAATGCGCGCCTGTCCCTCACTGTCTCGTAGTGCCTGCTCCGCAGCCGCGGAGTCGAGCCGGTCATCCAACGCCTCAAGCATCTCAAGATCCTCG is from Pyxidicoccus trucidator and encodes:
- a CDS encoding type II toxin-antitoxin system Phd/YefM family antitoxin is translated as MNMAEVSITKARDELAELLNRAAYGKERVVLTRHGKRLVAIIPVEDLEMLEALDDRLDSAAAEQALRDSEGQARIPWEKVKEELGLAGKRTTGRSRVGAPLARPGRPAGRPRSRR